A genomic window from Pseudomonadota bacterium includes:
- a CDS encoding N-acetylmuramoyl-L-alanine amidase: MRRRMAQPRVAAMALLLASLPLPLGRSRAAAATPVVVIDAGHGGSNLGAFAPALQRHEKGLTLELAIATARALRREVPAARVLLTRQRDEYLTLQQRVRIANRAKATVFISLHFNASPTRTESGFECYVVSAAASEREAALIAARASGVTSTTGGTARPGGDVAAILQDLGQRATRTDAWQLAQVLRRALARARPGARDRGVRQAAFDVLLGLRMPGVLVEVGFVDHAIEGVELGRSATRQALAEALASAIATQLGGSSAPAPTLAGARGRGR, translated from the coding sequence ATGCGCAGAAGGATGGCCCAGCCGCGCGTGGCAGCGATGGCGCTCTTGCTGGCGTCACTGCCCCTGCCGCTAGGACGCAGCCGCGCCGCGGCGGCGACGCCAGTGGTCGTGATCGATGCGGGCCACGGCGGAAGTAACCTCGGGGCTTTCGCCCCGGCGCTGCAACGCCACGAGAAGGGGCTGACCCTTGAGCTGGCCATCGCCACGGCGCGGGCGCTGCGTCGGGAGGTGCCGGCGGCGCGCGTGCTGCTGACGCGCCAACGCGACGAGTACCTGACGCTGCAGCAGCGGGTGCGAATCGCCAACCGCGCCAAGGCCACGGTCTTCATCAGCCTGCACTTCAACGCCAGCCCCACGCGCACCGAGAGCGGCTTCGAGTGCTACGTCGTCAGCGCCGCGGCCTCCGAGCGCGAGGCCGCGCTGATCGCCGCGCGCGCGAGCGGCGTCACCAGCACCACGGGCGGGACGGCGAGACCGGGCGGCGACGTCGCGGCGATTCTCCAAGATCTCGGACAACGCGCCACGCGCACCGATGCCTGGCAGCTCGCGCAGGTGCTGCGGCGGGCTCTGGCGCGCGCGCGTCCTGGGGCGCGGGACCGCGGCGTGCGGCAGGCCGCCTTCGATGTGCTGCTTGGCCTGCGCATGCCCGGCGTGCTGGTCGAGGTCGGCTTCGTCGACCACGCGATCGAGGGGGTCGAGCTCGGTCGCTCCGCGACGCGACAGGCGCTGGCCGAGGCCCTGGCCTCGGCGATCGCGACCCAGCTCGGTGGAAGCTCCGCACCGGCGCCCACCCTCGCCGGCGCGCGCGGGCGCGGAAGGTGA
- the rph gene encoding ribonuclease PH, which produces MRADGRRNDELRPVHLTLGTQPASDGSVLLEWGGTAVLCAASVQPGVPPFRAASAGGWLTAEYNMLPGATRPRKARRSGGREAEIQRLIGRALRMAVDLDALGPHTITIDCDVLRADGGTRVASVTAGYVALALALQALQERSPLPRSPLRHQIAAVSVGLVDGEAVLDLPYEEDHRALVDLNCVMTAEGELIELQGTAESAPFSRAQLDRLCDLASGGIHALCALQREVLEAQDRSAANGATAATAATTATTTGSDASTSAAGSAPDARIAR; this is translated from the coding sequence ATGCGCGCCGACGGTCGACGAAACGATGAGCTGCGCCCCGTGCACCTGACGCTGGGCACGCAACCCGCGAGCGACGGCTCGGTGTTGCTCGAGTGGGGCGGCACCGCGGTGCTCTGCGCGGCCTCCGTGCAGCCGGGCGTTCCGCCCTTCCGAGCGGCCAGCGCCGGGGGCTGGCTCACCGCCGAGTACAACATGCTCCCCGGCGCCACGCGCCCCCGCAAGGCTCGCCGGAGCGGTGGCCGTGAGGCCGAGATTCAGCGGCTGATCGGGCGCGCCTTGCGCATGGCCGTCGACCTCGATGCGCTCGGCCCGCATACGATCACCATCGACTGTGACGTGCTGCGGGCCGACGGCGGCACGCGCGTGGCCTCGGTCACCGCCGGTTACGTCGCCCTGGCGCTCGCGCTGCAGGCGTTGCAAGAGCGCAGCCCGCTGCCACGCAGCCCGCTGCGGCACCAGATCGCGGCGGTCAGCGTCGGCCTCGTGGACGGCGAGGCCGTGCTCGATCTTCCCTACGAGGAGGATCACCGCGCGCTGGTCGATCTCAACTGCGTCATGACGGCCGAGGGCGAGCTGATCGAGCTCCAGGGCACGGCCGAGAGCGCGCCCTTCTCCCGCGCGCAGCTCGACCGCCTCTGTGACCTCGCATCGGGCGGTATCCACGCGCTCTGCGCACTCCAGCGAGAGGTGCTCGAGGCGCAAGACCGCAGCGCGGCCAACGGGGCCACCGCGGCCACCGCCGCCACCACCGCCACCACCACGGGTTCCGACGCGAGCACGAGCGCCGCAGGGTCGGCCCCAGACGCCCGCATCGCGCGCTGA
- a CDS encoding XTP/dITP diphosphatase — MRLVFATRNAGKLRELRELLVTLPAIEIFSLDDFPKAPEALPETGETFAENAQQKAVAALHATGLAALADDSGLEVAALGGRPGIHSARYAGPAATDADRVAKLLRELADVPEAERVARFRCVIALVTPERPDVAELREGCCEGTILRAPRGDQGFGYDPVFFVPALGRTFAEVSGAEKHRHSHRGHAMQAIAALLRQRCGRRPEPPAGG, encoded by the coding sequence ATGCGGCTCGTCTTCGCCACGCGCAACGCGGGCAAGCTGCGCGAGCTGCGCGAGCTGCTGGTCACGCTGCCGGCGATCGAGATCTTCAGCCTCGACGATTTCCCGAAGGCGCCGGAGGCGCTGCCGGAGACCGGCGAGACCTTCGCCGAGAACGCCCAGCAGAAGGCCGTGGCGGCCCTGCACGCGACGGGGCTCGCGGCGCTCGCGGACGATAGCGGCCTCGAGGTCGCGGCGCTTGGAGGGCGCCCCGGAATTCACTCCGCCCGCTACGCCGGACCGGCTGCGACGGACGCCGACCGCGTGGCCAAGCTGCTCCGCGAGCTCGCCGACGTGCCCGAGGCGGAGCGCGTCGCGCGCTTTCGCTGCGTCATCGCGCTGGTCACGCCAGAGCGACCGGACGTGGCCGAGCTGCGCGAGGGCTGCTGCGAGGGCACGATCCTCCGAGCGCCCCGCGGAGACCAGGGCTTCGGCTACGACCCCGTGTTCTTTGTCCCCGCGCTGGGCAGGACCTTCGCTGAGGTCAGCGGCGCCGAGAAGCACCGGCACAGTCATCGTGGCCACGCCATGCAGGCGATTGCAGCGCTGCTGCGCCAGCGCTGCGGCCGAAGGCCGGAGCCTCCCGCGGGGGGCTGA
- a CDS encoding GTPase domain-containing protein, producing the protein MSFINYSAREINCKIVYYGPGLCGKTTNLQYIYARTAPAAKGKMISLATETERTLFFDFLPLSLGEIRGFKTRFHLYTVPGQVFYDASRRLILKGVDGIVFVADSQIERTEANIESFENLELNLIEQGYELEKIPYVVQYNKRDLPNIAPLDELRGLCNPKGVPDFEAVATTGFGVFDTLKLVAKQVLTELRRGK; encoded by the coding sequence ATGTCGTTCATCAACTACTCCGCACGCGAGATCAACTGCAAGATCGTGTACTACGGGCCCGGTCTGTGCGGGAAGACGACCAACCTGCAGTACATCTACGCCCGCACCGCACCGGCGGCGAAGGGCAAGATGATCTCGCTCGCCACCGAAACCGAGCGCACGCTCTTCTTCGACTTCTTACCCCTTTCGTTGGGCGAGATTCGCGGCTTCAAGACGCGCTTTCACCTCTACACGGTGCCGGGCCAGGTCTTCTATGACGCGAGCCGCCGGCTGATCTTGAAGGGCGTCGATGGCATCGTCTTCGTCGCCGACTCGCAGATCGAGCGCACCGAGGCCAATATCGAGAGCTTCGAGAACCTCGAGCTGAACCTGATCGAGCAGGGCTACGAGCTCGAGAAGATCCCCTACGTCGTCCAGTACAACAAGCGCGACCTGCCCAACATTGCGCCGCTGGACGAGCTGCGCGGGCTCTGCAATCCGAAGGGCGTTCCTGACTTCGAGGCGGTCGCGACGACGGGCTTCGGCGTCTTCGACACGCTCAAGCTCGTGGCCAAGCAGGTGCTGACCGAGCTCAGGCGAGGGAAGTAA
- a CDS encoding roadblock/LC7 domain-containing protein, protein MNPDLVMYEEEFQQIQAVCSRLHRDASAKAVLLIDKNGQLIADAGDVANLDTVSLSSLTAGNVAATGGIAKLLKEKEFTGQYHEGEETSVHMTLVAQRVILVILFDERTSLGLVRLRVRKAGDEIAKIFEAMMAKVAEPSAPSIFSEITDEDIDNLFKD, encoded by the coding sequence ATGAACCCTGACTTGGTCATGTACGAAGAGGAGTTCCAGCAGATCCAGGCGGTCTGCTCGCGACTCCATCGCGATGCCAGCGCCAAGGCCGTGCTGCTGATCGACAAGAATGGCCAGCTCATCGCCGATGCGGGCGACGTGGCTAATCTCGACACTGTTTCGTTGTCCTCTTTGACCGCTGGAAACGTGGCCGCCACGGGTGGCATCGCCAAGTTGCTCAAGGAGAAAGAGTTCACCGGCCAGTATCACGAGGGCGAAGAGACGAGCGTGCACATGACGCTGGTCGCCCAGCGCGTGATCCTCGTGATCTTGTTCGACGAGCGTACGTCACTCGGACTCGTGCGCTTGCGGGTGCGCAAGGCAGGCGACGAGATAGCCAAGATTTTCGAAGCGATGATGGCCAAAGTCGCGGAGCCCTCGGCTCCGTCGATCTTCTCGGAGATCACAGACGAGGACATCGACAACCTGTTCAAGGACTAG